ATCGCGGGTGCCGACGACGATGACGTTGCCGTGCTGGTCGGCGAGGACCTGGGCTTCGACGTGCCGGGCCTTGTCGAGGTAGCGCTCGACGAAGCACTCGCCACGGCCGAAGGCGGCGATGGCCTCGCGGGTGGCGGATTCAAACAGCTCGGGGATGTCCTCCCGGGTGTAGGCGACCTTCATGCCGCGTCCGCCGCCGCCGAAGGCAGCCTTAATGGCCACGGGGAGGCCGTACTCGTCCGCGAAGGCGACGACGTCGTCGGCGCCGGACACCGGGTCTTTCGTGCCCGGGGCCATCGGCGCGTTGGCCGCCTCGGCGATGTGGCGGGCGGTGACTTTGTCGCCCAGCGCCTCGATGGAGGCGGGGGAGGGGCCGATCCAGGTCAACCCGGCGTCGATAACCCGCTGCGCGAATTCGGCGTTCTCCGCCAGGAAGCCGTACCCGGGGTGGACGCTGTCCGCGCCGGAATCCGAGGCCGCTTTGAGGATTTTATCGATATCCAGGTAGGACTCTGCTGCGGTGGTGCCCCCGAGTGCGAAGGCCTCGTCTGCCATCTCTACGAAGGGGGCCTGGGCGTCGGGTTCCGCGTAGACAGCGACCGAGGCAAGGCCGGCATCGCGTGCCGCGCGGATCACTCGCACCGCGATTTCACCACGGTTGGCGATGAGTACCTTCTTCAATGGTGTAGCCACTAAACAGTCCCGTCTTGCTCGTCGATAGATGGTAAAGGTTCGAAGTAGTTAGACTCAGCTAAAGATAATCGAGCCGCGACGCGATACGTTACCGCTCGTGCGTCCGGAGTCTAACGCCCGTCCCCCATAACTTACTACTCCGTAGGTGCGAACGGGGTATGCTCCACGGGAACTCGAACCATGTTTCCCCACTCTGCCCAGGAGCCGTCGTAGAGCGAGACATTGCTAAAGCCCAGGATGTGGCGCAAAACGTACCATGTGTGCGCTGAACTTTCGCCGAGCTGGCAATAAACGACGGTGCGCTCGTCGCGGTCGAACTCCGTGAACTCCTTTTCGACGTCCGGGTAGCTCTTGAACAGCGAATTGGGGTGGACGAACCCGCCCCAGGGCACATTGATCGCGCCCGGGATGTGCCCGCTGCGCTGGAAGGGGCCGTCGAGCGGGACGTGGCCGTGGAAATGCTCGGGCGTGCGGACGTCGATAAGTTGGCGCGGCGGCCTGCCCAACAACTCGTCGGCGAAGGTGCGGAAGGGGCCGTCTTCACGCTCCACGACGGGGTAGTCGGCGCGCGGGTAGTCGGGGACTGCGAAAGACATGTCGCGCTCCTCGCCCATCCAGGCGTCTCGCCCGCCGTCGAGAAGACGCACGTCTGGGTGGCCGAAAAGCTCGAACACCCAGGCGGTGAAGGCGGCCCACCAGTTGGAGCGGTCGCCGTAGATAATCACGGTGTCATCGCGGGAGATGCCGCGCGCACTCATCAGCTCGGCGAAGGCGGCGCCATCGATGTAGTCGCGCACAACGGGGTCGTTCAGGTCGCGCCGCCAATCGATGCGGACGGCACCCGGAATGTGGCCGATGTCGTAGAGGAACGCATCCTCGTCGGACTCGACGACCTTGAGGCCGTCCACTCCCAGCCGGGCCGACAACCACGCCGCCGAAACGAACTTCTCGGGGTGCGCGTACTGCTGAAATAGCGGGTGCGGGTCGCGCTCTATACCCATCGGACACACCTTCCACAGCGCGGGAGCCCGCGCTTCTCGACGCTTCCTAGCAACGCCCCAACACTACCAATGCCCCGAGACGCTGTGAGGTTAACCACTGGCCGAGAATTCGCCGAGCGCACGGGGGTGCGGGGCCTTAATGTCTAACGAGGAATCGGGAGGAACTTCACGGAAGGTGAATAGACGTGCACAAATCACTCGTCGTTTTCGAGGTCGAGGGCGGCTCCGACAAGTACTTCGACGGCCACCGCAAAGACACCATGCCCATCGTGGACGCCATCAAGGACCAGGGGTGGAACGCGGAGGTCGTGTTCTACCGGCCCGAGTGGGCCGACCAGCTCTTCGCGTACGTATCGGAGACCTTCGACGGTTACATCTCCCGCGTCAACCCCGGCAACGTCCCGGGCGGGGAGAGGGGATACTTCGACCTGCTCACTCGCCTTTCGGCGGCCGGTTTGGTCGGCATGTCCACTCCGGAGGAGATGATCTCTTACGGAGCGAAAGACGCTTTGGTCAAGCTTAAGGACACCGATCTCGTGCCCTCCGACACCTCCGCCTACTACGACGTCGAGCAGTTCCACAACACCTTCCCCACGTCCCTGTCCTACGGCGAACGCGTGCTGAAGCAAAACCGTGGTTCGACTGGCTCCGGCATCTGGCGCGTCCGCCTCGCCGACCCCGAGGCTGCGGCGCAGGTCCAGCCCGGCACGGCGCTGCCTCTAGACACCAAGCTCAAGTGCACCGAGGCCGTGGACAACCACACGGAAGATCGCGAGCTAGGCGAGTTCATGGATTACTGCGACCAGTACATCATCGGGGACAACGGCATGCTGGTGGATATGCGCTTCCTCCCCCGCATTGTCGAAGGCGAGATCCGCATCCTCCTCGTCGGCCCGCACCCAGTCTTTGTCGTGCACAAGAAGCCCGCCGCCGGAGGCGACGCGTTTTCCGCCACCTTGTTCTCCGGCGCGAAGTACACCTACAACAAGCCCGAGGAGTGGCAGGACCTGGTGGACATGTTCGCCGCCGCCCGTCCCGTGATTGCGGAAAAGCTCGGCGGGGACAACATCCCGCTGATCTGGACGGCGGACTTCATGCTTGCCGACGACGACGCCTCCGGTGAGGACACCTACGTCCTGGGCGAGATCAACTGCTCCTGCGTCGGCTTCACTTCCGAGCTGGACATGGGCATTCAGGAGCTGGTCGCCCAGGAAGCGATCAGTCGCGTCACGGCGAAGCACTCCGAAGGCGTCGGGTAAAGCAGTTACACTGCTCCCGTGACCCTGCTTCTCTTTCTCATTATCGTCGCCCTGCTGGTCATCGCATTTGCCGAGCCGCTGGGCGAGCGAATCGGTGTCGTTGCGCCGGTCATTCTGCTCATCGTGGGTGTCGCTAGCGCTTATCTCCCGCAGGTTCCAGAAATTGAGGTGGACCCGGAAATCATC
The nucleotide sequence above comes from Corynebacterium capitovis DSM 44611. Encoded proteins:
- a CDS encoding sulfurtransferase yields the protein MGIERDPHPLFQQYAHPEKFVSAAWLSARLGVDGLKVVESDEDAFLYDIGHIPGAVRIDWRRDLNDPVVRDYIDGAAFAELMSARGISRDDTVIIYGDRSNWWAAFTAWVFELFGHPDVRLLDGGRDAWMGEERDMSFAVPDYPRADYPVVEREDGPFRTFADELLGRPPRQLIDVRTPEHFHGHVPLDGPFQRSGHIPGAINVPWGGFVHPNSLFKSYPDVEKEFTEFDRDERTVVYCQLGESSAHTWYVLRHILGFSNVSLYDGSWAEWGNMVRVPVEHTPFAPTE
- a CDS encoding Cj0069 family protein — encoded protein: MHKSLVVFEVEGGSDKYFDGHRKDTMPIVDAIKDQGWNAEVVFYRPEWADQLFAYVSETFDGYISRVNPGNVPGGERGYFDLLTRLSAAGLVGMSTPEEMISYGAKDALVKLKDTDLVPSDTSAYYDVEQFHNTFPTSLSYGERVLKQNRGSTGSGIWRVRLADPEAAAQVQPGTALPLDTKLKCTEAVDNHTEDRELGEFMDYCDQYIIGDNGMLVDMRFLPRIVEGEIRILLVGPHPVFVVHKKPAAGGDAFSATLFSGAKYTYNKPEEWQDLVDMFAAARPVIAEKLGGDNIPLIWTADFMLADDDASGEDTYVLGEINCSCVGFTSELDMGIQELVAQEAISRVTAKHSEGVG